One stretch of Lysobacter sp. KIS68-7 DNA includes these proteins:
- a CDS encoding tetratricopeptide repeat protein: MAGSALTRLLAELRRRRVVRVAIVYAIAGWLVIQVAATVLPSLRLPEWTVTLVVVLVVLGFVIVLVMAWMFDAGPRGLERTPPLPPAVVEPPATPAPAPAALAAAAPPAPAPVPEPAAAAEPTPTRALHTPSNGDGRRTIAVLPFINMSGDTENEYFSDGIAEEILNLLTQLPQLKVASRSSSFAYKGKDVNIPSVARELGVTTLLEGSVRKAGERVRITAQLIDTGSDSHLWSETYDREMKDVFAIQDDIAHSIVKALQVTLTPQERRAMQSVATSDPEAFDYYLRGRSYMYSMARRDYEHAIRMFEQAIAVDSKYALAYAGMADAYANLYRYAEATPENVARANRASEQAVVLDRESAEAHASRGLALLISERYDEAEAEFETAIAKNPNLFDAWHYYGLASSSRGDYEKAVRLYSRAAEVNPNDVQVPMFLAMSLASLGRKQDEMRVRLGALGTLERHVKLNPHDTRALYFAAQNLYRVGENEKARAMAEQALKQAQDEPVVLYNVACIYVGQGDPERAIDLLERAVSLGWGDRAWMEHDSDLDPLHGHPRFIALLEQIH; encoded by the coding sequence ATGGCGGGATCGGCGTTGACGCGGCTGCTCGCGGAGCTCCGTCGCCGGCGTGTCGTGCGCGTGGCCATCGTGTACGCGATCGCCGGCTGGTTGGTGATCCAGGTGGCCGCGACGGTGCTGCCCAGCCTGCGCCTGCCCGAGTGGACGGTCACCCTGGTGGTCGTCCTCGTCGTATTGGGCTTCGTGATCGTGCTGGTAATGGCCTGGATGTTCGATGCCGGGCCGCGCGGGCTCGAGCGCACGCCGCCGTTGCCGCCTGCCGTGGTGGAACCGCCGGCAACCCCGGCACCAGCACCGGCTGCCCTGGCGGCCGCTGCGCCCCCCGCGCCCGCGCCCGTGCCCGAACCCGCTGCCGCAGCCGAGCCGACACCCACGCGCGCGCTGCACACGCCCTCCAATGGCGACGGCCGCCGCACCATCGCGGTGCTGCCCTTCATCAACATGAGCGGCGACACGGAGAACGAATACTTCAGCGACGGCATCGCCGAGGAAATCCTCAACCTGCTCACGCAGCTGCCGCAACTGAAAGTCGCTTCGCGTTCCTCGTCCTTCGCCTACAAAGGCAAGGACGTGAACATCCCCTCCGTCGCGCGCGAACTCGGCGTGACCACATTGCTGGAAGGCAGCGTGCGCAAGGCCGGTGAGCGCGTGCGCATCACCGCGCAGCTGATCGACACCGGCAGCGACTCGCACTTGTGGTCGGAAACCTACGACCGCGAAATGAAGGACGTGTTCGCGATCCAGGACGACATCGCGCACAGCATCGTGAAGGCGCTGCAGGTGACGCTGACGCCGCAGGAGCGTCGCGCGATGCAGTCCGTCGCCACCTCCGATCCGGAGGCCTTCGACTACTACCTGCGCGGCCGCAGCTACATGTATTCGATGGCCCGCCGCGATTACGAACACGCGATCCGCATGTTCGAACAGGCGATCGCGGTGGATTCGAAATACGCACTCGCCTACGCGGGCATGGCCGATGCCTACGCCAACCTCTATCGCTACGCGGAGGCGACGCCGGAAAACGTGGCGCGCGCCAACCGCGCGAGCGAACAGGCCGTCGTGCTCGACCGCGAATCCGCCGAAGCGCACGCCTCGCGCGGCCTGGCCCTGCTGATCAGCGAACGCTACGACGAGGCCGAAGCCGAGTTCGAAACGGCGATCGCCAAGAATCCGAACCTGTTCGACGCCTGGCACTACTACGGCCTGGCCAGTTCGTCGCGCGGTGATTACGAGAAGGCCGTCCGCCTGTACTCGCGCGCGGCGGAAGTGAACCCGAACGACGTGCAAGTCCCGATGTTCCTGGCGATGTCCCTGGCCTCGCTGGGCCGCAAGCAGGACGAAATGCGCGTGCGCCTGGGCGCGCTCGGCACGCTGGAACGCCACGTCAAGCTCAACCCGCACGACACGCGCGCGTTGTACTTCGCGGCGCAGAACCTCTATCGCGTCGGCGAGAACGAGAAGGCACGCGCGATGGCGGAGCAGGCGTTGAAGCAGGCGCAGGACGAACCGGTCGTGCTCTACAACGTCGCGTGCATCTACGTCGGGCAGGGCGATCCGGAACGCGCGATCGATCTGCTCGAGCGCGCCGTCAGCCTGGGCTGGGGCGACCGGGCGTGGATGGAACACGACAGCGACCTGGATCCCTTGCACGGACATCCGCGCTTCATCGCGCTGCTCGAACAGATCCACTGA
- a CDS encoding winged helix-turn-helix domain-containing protein, with amino-acid sequence MPDAPARHYRFEGYELDIRTRELRDVAGTVVPLTAKAFDTLRFLIEHRDRVMTKDELLTGVWPGRVVEENNLTQAIAALRRAFGTHAGEHRFIVTVPGQGYRFVAVCDTADADEGAHAQASLPWRRWALAAVACIALAAGAWWALRGRAPTVPAASTEATLAVLPFRSVSAGARDELLEDGLADTLINRMSRSTTLRVQSLASSRRFDNPTQDPLDAARQLGARYVVEGTVQREGDRVRVGSRLLDARDGRAVWSNTFDERADRVFLLQDRVADAMISALALHEHARSAPSPCDGANVEAYRAYLTGRYQLDRPSRERMRQAIASFRNAIDLDPTCARAYAGTAYAYRTLVMTGDAQPRAIFPLAKAAVERALAIDPNLAEAYSSQGFIRFWYDWDWSGSEASFKHALALNPSLAEAHLGYAHLLANMGRMQESAVHARQAMQLDPMSPLFNTLSAAFLSAGGHADEAKRALARAREVEPDFWIGLLINADARMRAGDSKGAVADLERARALCGDCSQVQASLGIAYVQAGRRADAQALLRHMEALARTDYLPATSIAAVRNALGDPDGALALLERAWADRDVRMPFLRADGNWDNLRATPRFVAIVERMRFPPGAARTFRNSATPEMR; translated from the coding sequence ATGCCCGACGCGCCTGCCCGGCACTACCGATTCGAAGGGTACGAACTCGACATCCGGACGCGCGAACTGCGCGATGTCGCGGGCACGGTCGTGCCGTTGACGGCGAAAGCCTTCGACACGCTGCGATTCCTCATCGAGCACCGCGACCGCGTGATGACCAAGGACGAGTTGCTCACGGGCGTGTGGCCGGGGCGCGTGGTCGAAGAGAACAACCTGACCCAGGCCATCGCCGCATTGCGGCGCGCGTTCGGCACGCATGCGGGTGAACATCGGTTCATCGTCACCGTGCCGGGCCAGGGCTATCGCTTCGTCGCCGTGTGCGATACGGCGGATGCGGACGAGGGTGCGCACGCGCAGGCTTCGCTGCCTTGGCGACGTTGGGCGCTGGCGGCCGTTGCCTGCATCGCGCTTGCTGCAGGCGCATGGTGGGCGCTGCGCGGGCGCGCACCGACCGTGCCGGCGGCTTCGACGGAGGCCACGCTCGCGGTACTGCCCTTCCGCTCGGTGTCGGCCGGGGCGCGCGATGAACTGCTCGAAGACGGCCTGGCCGACACGCTGATCAACCGGATGAGCCGTTCGACGACCTTGCGCGTGCAGTCGCTGGCCTCCAGCCGCCGCTTCGACAACCCGACACAGGATCCCCTCGACGCCGCGCGCCAACTCGGCGCGCGTTACGTCGTCGAAGGGACGGTGCAGCGCGAAGGCGACCGCGTGCGCGTGGGGTCGCGGCTGCTGGATGCGCGCGACGGCCGCGCGGTGTGGTCGAACACGTTCGACGAACGCGCCGATCGCGTGTTCCTGCTGCAGGACCGCGTCGCGGACGCCATGATCTCGGCCCTCGCCTTGCACGAACATGCGCGCTCTGCGCCGAGCCCGTGCGATGGCGCGAACGTCGAGGCGTATCGGGCCTACCTCACCGGTCGCTACCAACTCGACCGCCCTTCGCGCGAACGCATGCGCCAGGCGATCGCCTCCTTTCGTAACGCGATCGACCTGGATCCCACCTGCGCGCGCGCATACGCAGGGACGGCCTATGCCTACCGCACGCTGGTGATGACCGGCGACGCGCAGCCGCGGGCAATCTTCCCGTTGGCGAAGGCCGCCGTCGAACGTGCGCTTGCGATCGACCCGAATCTCGCGGAAGCGTATTCGTCGCAGGGGTTCATCCGCTTCTGGTACGACTGGGACTGGTCGGGGTCGGAGGCGTCGTTCAAACACGCGCTGGCGCTCAATCCCAGCCTCGCCGAAGCCCACCTGGGTTACGCGCACCTGCTGGCGAACATGGGGCGCATGCAGGAATCGGCCGTGCACGCCCGGCAGGCGATGCAACTGGATCCGATGTCGCCCTTGTTCAACACCTTGTCCGCGGCATTCCTCTCCGCCGGCGGCCATGCCGACGAAGCCAAGCGTGCGCTCGCACGGGCGCGGGAGGTCGAACCCGACTTCTGGATCGGCCTGCTCATCAACGCCGACGCGCGCATGCGGGCGGGGGATTCCAAGGGCGCCGTCGCCGACCTGGAACGCGCGCGCGCCTTGTGCGGCGATTGCAGCCAGGTGCAGGCCTCGCTCGGCATCGCCTACGTGCAGGCCGGGCGGCGCGCGGATGCGCAAGCGCTGCTGCGCCACATGGAGGCGCTCGCACGCACCGACTACCTGCCCGCGACGAGCATCGCGGCCGTGCGCAATGCCTTGGGCGATCCGGACGGCGCGCTCGCGTTGCTCGAACGCGCCTGGGCGGACCGCGACGTGCGCATGCCGTTCCTGCGTGCCGACGGCAACTGGGACAACCTGCGCGCGACGCCGCGCTTCGTCGCGATCGTCGAGCGCATGCGCTTTCCACCGGGGGCCGCGAGGACTTTCAGGAATTCCGCGACGCCCGAGATGCGATAG
- a CDS encoding cytochrome c: MRRALRILGKTLLVLGVLAGLALGVVYFKTQSMLKVAPYSPQVGLRQGDVAEGARLARVMGCRGCHTNDLTGDEFISEPNVFVLVAPNLTREREKYDDRAWLRLFRTGAKADGQLAVGMPIDGFQRLTDQEVGHLVAYVRSVPRRENPTLGRTHLYPLARIGLLTGKFNLEDIAGDIPDSPKVLAQRDSADRGEHIAHTACVECHGPDLQGGGELHTPPLIVAKGYSPDKFARLMRTGLTAAGTESASGLMSDMGRRRFSALTDEEVADLHRYLLSR, encoded by the coding sequence ATGCGTCGCGCGCTTCGCATTCTCGGCAAGACATTGCTTGTCCTCGGCGTCCTCGCCGGTCTCGCGCTCGGGGTCGTGTACTTCAAGACCCAGTCGATGCTGAAGGTCGCGCCGTATTCGCCGCAGGTCGGCCTGCGCCAGGGCGACGTGGCGGAAGGGGCGCGCCTGGCGCGCGTGATGGGCTGCCGCGGCTGCCACACCAACGACCTGACGGGCGACGAGTTCATCTCCGAGCCGAACGTCTTCGTGCTCGTTGCGCCCAACCTCACGCGCGAGCGCGAGAAGTACGACGACCGCGCCTGGCTGCGCCTGTTCCGCACCGGTGCGAAGGCCGACGGGCAACTCGCGGTCGGCATGCCCATCGACGGCTTCCAGCGCCTGACCGACCAGGAAGTCGGCCACCTCGTCGCCTACGTGCGCAGCGTTCCCCGGCGCGAAAATCCGACACTCGGACGGACGCACCTGTATCCACTCGCGCGCATCGGGTTGTTGACCGGCAAGTTCAATCTCGAAGACATCGCCGGTGACATTCCCGATTCGCCGAAGGTGCTCGCGCAGCGCGACAGCGCCGATCGCGGCGAACACATCGCCCACACCGCCTGCGTTGAATGCCACGGACCCGACCTGCAGGGCGGCGGCGAGCTGCACACGCCGCCGCTGATCGTCGCGAAGGGCTACAGCCCGGACAAGTTCGCGCGCCTGATGCGCACGGGCCTCACTGCGGCAGGGACCGAAAGCGCTTCGGGGCTGATGAGCGACATGGGGCGCAGGCGCTTCTCCGCGCTGACCGACGAGGAAGTCGCCGACCTGCATCGGTACCTGCTGTCGCGCTGA
- a CDS encoding serine hydrolase: MARRPTHSLATALALLLVAGGASAQSAEFNAHVEQAMRDAGVPGLSIAVVKDGKVDFTHGYGVRKLGSPEKVDADTIFPTGSTGKAITAAALAVLVDEGKIQWDDKVIDHIPWFRMYDPWVTNEMTVRDLLVHRSGLGLGAGDLMFIPSSNRSRADTVRALRYVKPATSFRSGYAYDNVLYSVAGQLIEEVTGQTWEKFVKEKVLKPAGMTSSVTEQSARFANPNRAWPHARTSGRVRGMGDQHVLDERKTLGDNGAPAGGLSSSANDLSHWMQVQLGHGTWTDANGKQVKVFSEDASQQMWTPVVTMPTPKWPGKLAEAAPKFSSYALGWNVRDYRGERVIEHGGAIFGVYTYIALFPDRNFGVAFQMNSEDVQVMRGLALELIDQYLGAPKTDWISAFDTFLDQRMQGGIAALDAAAKDAPVAQGKPTLPVASYAGRYTDPWYGPIAITNEKGTLRVNFLQNPGLTGHLEHMRYDTFRTVWDNPEYEQAYMNFGLDPQGKVDQITMKAISPIADFSWDFQDLLFKPVQAK; this comes from the coding sequence ATGGCTCGACGTCCTACCCATTCGCTCGCCACGGCGCTGGCCCTGCTGCTCGTCGCGGGCGGTGCATCTGCGCAATCGGCCGAGTTCAACGCGCACGTCGAGCAGGCGATGCGTGACGCCGGCGTGCCCGGCCTGTCCATCGCGGTCGTGAAGGACGGCAAGGTCGACTTCACGCACGGCTACGGCGTGCGCAAGCTGGGCTCGCCCGAGAAGGTCGACGCCGACACCATCTTCCCGACCGGTTCGACCGGCAAGGCGATCACCGCCGCCGCGCTCGCCGTGCTCGTGGACGAAGGCAAGATCCAATGGGACGACAAGGTCATCGACCACATCCCGTGGTTCCGCATGTACGACCCGTGGGTGACCAACGAGATGACAGTGCGCGACCTGCTCGTGCACCGCAGCGGCCTGGGCCTGGGCGCGGGCGACCTGATGTTCATCCCCAGCTCCAACCGCAGCCGCGCCGATACCGTGCGCGCGCTGCGCTACGTCAAGCCGGCGACGAGCTTCCGCAGCGGCTATGCCTACGACAACGTGCTGTATTCCGTGGCCGGCCAGCTGATCGAGGAAGTCACCGGCCAGACCTGGGAAAAGTTCGTCAAAGAAAAGGTGCTCAAGCCTGCGGGCATGACGAGCTCGGTCACCGAACAGTCCGCGCGCTTCGCCAACCCGAATCGCGCGTGGCCGCATGCGCGCACCAGCGGTCGCGTGCGCGGCATGGGCGACCAGCACGTGCTCGACGAACGCAAGACGCTCGGCGACAACGGCGCGCCCGCGGGTGGCCTGTCCTCCAGCGCGAACGATCTCTCGCACTGGATGCAGGTGCAGCTCGGCCACGGGACGTGGACCGATGCCAACGGCAAGCAGGTGAAGGTGTTCAGCGAGGACGCCTCGCAGCAGATGTGGACGCCGGTCGTCACCATGCCCACGCCGAAGTGGCCGGGCAAGCTGGCCGAAGCCGCGCCGAAGTTCTCCTCGTATGCGCTCGGCTGGAACGTGCGCGACTATCGCGGCGAGCGCGTGATCGAACACGGCGGTGCGATCTTCGGTGTGTACACCTACATCGCGCTGTTCCCGGATCGCAACTTCGGCGTCGCCTTCCAGATGAACTCCGAAGATGTGCAGGTGATGCGCGGCTTGGCGCTCGAGCTGATCGACCAGTACCTCGGTGCGCCGAAGACCGATTGGATCTCCGCGTTCGACACCTTCCTCGACCAGCGCATGCAAGGCGGCATCGCCGCGCTCGACGCCGCGGCGAAGGACGCGCCGGTCGCGCAGGGCAAGCCGACGCTGCCGGTGGCGAGCTACGCAGGTCGCTACACCGACCCGTGGTACGGCCCCATCGCGATCACCAACGAGAAGGGCACGCTGCGCGTCAACTTCCTGCAGAACCCGGGCCTCACCGGCCACCTGGAGCACATGCGTTACGACACCTTCCGCACGGTGTGGGACAACCCGGAATACGAACAGGCCTACATGAACTTCGGCCTGGATCCGCAGGGCAAGGTGGACCAGATCACGATGAAGGCGATCTCGCCGATCGCCGACTTCAGCTGGGACTTCCAGGACCTGCTGTTCAAGCCGGTGCAGGCGAAATGA
- a CDS encoding DUF1611 domain-containing protein — MYDVSLPHPYLLFLGDTTEPGYAKTAFGLRDWAPQRCTGEFSCPGATVTTGLPFLTPAQAHAAGARALVIGVANAGGFIPPAWVAALVDAMHAGLDLIGGMHMRLRDIPELRDVAAQLGRRLIDVREPPARIPIATGRPRTGRRLLTLGTDCALGKKYTALALTNAFHKRSHDATFRATGQTGILIAGGGIPMDAVVADFAAGAAEILSPDAAPSHWDIIEGQGSLMHPAYAGVSLALLHGSQPDVIVVCHEPGRERVLGHPEFKVPGVREIIELSLRLGSRTNPRIRCAGVSFNTAKLDAAEAARVIAAESERIGLPVADPMRGGEAFDRLVDACLA, encoded by the coding sequence ATGTACGACGTTTCACTGCCGCACCCCTACCTGCTGTTCCTGGGCGATACCACCGAGCCCGGCTATGCGAAGACCGCGTTCGGCCTTCGCGATTGGGCGCCGCAGCGCTGCACGGGTGAGTTCTCCTGCCCGGGCGCGACCGTCACCACGGGACTGCCTTTCCTGACGCCCGCGCAAGCACACGCCGCAGGCGCGCGTGCGCTGGTGATCGGCGTCGCCAACGCGGGCGGCTTCATCCCGCCTGCCTGGGTCGCCGCGCTGGTCGACGCCATGCACGCAGGCCTGGACCTCATCGGCGGCATGCACATGCGCTTGCGCGACATTCCCGAACTGCGCGATGTCGCCGCACAGCTCGGACGTCGCCTGATCGATGTCCGCGAACCGCCTGCGCGCATTCCGATCGCCACCGGACGCCCGCGCACCGGCCGCCGCCTGCTCACGCTCGGCACCGATTGCGCACTCGGCAAGAAGTACACGGCGCTCGCACTGACGAACGCCTTCCACAAGCGCTCGCACGACGCCACGTTCCGCGCGACGGGACAGACCGGCATCCTCATCGCCGGTGGCGGCATTCCGATGGATGCGGTCGTCGCGGATTTCGCGGCGGGCGCCGCCGAGATCCTCTCGCCCGATGCGGCACCCAGCCATTGGGACATCATCGAAGGGCAGGGCTCGCTGATGCATCCCGCGTACGCAGGCGTCTCGCTCGCCTTGCTGCACGGCAGCCAGCCCGACGTGATCGTGGTGTGCCATGAACCCGGCCGCGAGCGCGTGCTCGGCCATCCGGAGTTCAAGGTGCCCGGCGTGCGCGAAATCATCGAGCTGTCCCTGCGCCTGGGATCGCGCACCAATCCGCGCATCCGCTGCGCGGGGGTGAGCTTCAACACCGCGAAACTGGACGCTGCAGAAGCGGCGCGCGTCATCGCCGCGGAAAGCGAACGCATCGGACTGCCGGTGGCCGATCCGATGCGTGGCGGTGAAGCCTTCGATCGCCTCGTGGACGCGTGCCTCGCATGA
- a CDS encoding TonB-dependent receptor, giving the protein MHKHHKREQSPAVRRRSLSTAIAFTLALGMAGSALAQEVAPAAAADGPAAADPAKKAQELDTVTVTANKREENIREVAVAITKISDQQLENINATQMTDYANYVPGLAIQSSGTPGQVQVSMRGIAALSPGSTVGTYVDETPVGSNSLYQQATLYQLDLLPYDVESIEVLRGPQGTLYGAGAMGGLIKYTMKKPDPTQAEYRIGGGYSSTDSANGWGNSYRLGANVPLKQDVLALRASYARNKIAGYIDNLYDGREDINNGDQTSARASLRWQGESADVTFTAMQQKIDSDNNATVALDPVSHGRIAGLSNYVAVDEVFKKDLDNYALTVNWDAGFADFVSATSYTDTHTLTRSDLTFSYGEFPLALAGLDPRLQAGKAWLDYTLDLTQFTQEFRLQSKSGQPFEWLVGAFYSDEDGKNHQLIPLTQFDGSPLPAPWDGLIGTLGELSIPTTYKETAVFANGAYKFNDWFKLGGGLRWSRNDQDFSQDVIYGSFIGLTPGHSPNTSSEDVVTWSITPQFQINENMMAYAKASTGYQPGGPNIVAPGLPSQVDSSTLTSYELGLKSAWMDNRVLFDLVGYQIDWKDIQVASRVNGISGLVNGGKATSRGLELSLQVRPTNALTLGFNGAYNDANIDEDFPTITVNPAGNIPGLGDIRVDVNTGLKGDRMPYVPDLTWSFTADYYYPVANGWGLDVGGGFRWVDDRTNATTNRQVISLVDPFVPLQTDITEPLVIGSYNVLDLYASFSNEHWSLRTYIKNATDEKAYSTMNDTTSAITGVTHHTSATPIQPRMFGFEVDYRF; this is encoded by the coding sequence ATGCACAAGCACCACAAGCGCGAACAGTCGCCGGCCGTCCGTCGTCGTTCGCTGTCCACTGCGATCGCTTTCACGCTGGCGCTGGGCATGGCCGGATCCGCGCTGGCGCAGGAGGTCGCACCGGCCGCCGCCGCCGACGGTCCCGCCGCAGCGGACCCGGCAAAGAAGGCGCAGGAGCTCGACACGGTCACCGTCACCGCGAACAAGCGCGAAGAGAACATCCGCGAAGTCGCCGTGGCGATCACCAAGATCAGCGACCAGCAGCTGGAGAACATCAACGCCACGCAGATGACCGACTACGCGAACTACGTGCCGGGCCTGGCGATCCAGTCGTCGGGCACGCCCGGCCAGGTGCAGGTCTCCATGCGCGGTATCGCGGCGCTCTCGCCCGGATCGACGGTGGGCACCTACGTCGATGAAACGCCGGTCGGTTCCAACAGCCTGTACCAGCAGGCGACGCTGTACCAGCTCGACCTGCTGCCCTACGACGTGGAAAGCATCGAAGTGCTGCGCGGCCCGCAGGGCACGCTGTACGGCGCCGGCGCGATGGGCGGCCTGATCAAGTACACGATGAAGAAGCCCGACCCGACGCAGGCCGAATACCGCATCGGTGGCGGCTACTCGAGCACCGACAGCGCAAACGGTTGGGGCAACAGCTACCGCCTCGGCGCCAACGTGCCGCTGAAGCAGGACGTGCTCGCCCTGCGTGCCAGCTACGCCCGCAACAAGATCGCCGGCTACATCGACAACCTGTACGACGGTCGCGAGGACATCAACAACGGCGACCAGACCAGCGCGCGTGCATCGCTGCGTTGGCAGGGTGAATCGGCCGACGTGACGTTCACCGCCATGCAGCAGAAGATCGACAGCGACAACAATGCGACGGTCGCGCTGGATCCGGTGTCGCACGGCCGCATCGCGGGCCTGAGCAACTACGTCGCGGTCGATGAGGTGTTCAAGAAGGATCTCGACAACTACGCGCTGACCGTGAACTGGGACGCCGGCTTCGCCGACTTCGTCTCGGCGACGAGCTATACCGACACGCACACGCTCACGCGCAGCGACCTGACCTTCTCGTACGGCGAATTCCCGCTGGCGCTCGCGGGCCTCGACCCGCGCCTGCAGGCCGGCAAGGCCTGGCTCGACTACACCCTCGACCTGACGCAGTTCACGCAGGAATTCCGCCTGCAGTCGAAGTCGGGACAGCCCTTCGAATGGCTTGTCGGTGCGTTCTACTCGGACGAGGACGGCAAGAACCACCAGCTGATCCCGCTGACGCAGTTCGACGGTTCGCCGCTGCCGGCCCCGTGGGACGGCCTGATCGGCACGCTGGGTGAACTCTCGATTCCGACCACCTACAAGGAAACGGCCGTCTTCGCGAACGGCGCGTACAAGTTCAACGACTGGTTCAAGCTCGGCGGCGGCCTGCGCTGGTCGCGCAACGACCAGGACTTCTCGCAGGACGTCATCTACGGTTCGTTCATCGGCCTCACGCCCGGCCACAGCCCCAACACCTCGAGCGAAGACGTGGTGACCTGGAGCATCACGCCGCAGTTCCAGATCAACGAGAACATGATGGCGTATGCGAAGGCCTCGACCGGCTACCAGCCGGGCGGCCCGAACATCGTCGCGCCGGGCCTGCCCTCGCAGGTCGATTCCTCCACGCTGACCAGCTACGAGCTCGGCCTGAAGTCCGCGTGGATGGACAACCGCGTCCTGTTCGACCTCGTCGGTTACCAGATCGACTGGAAGGACATCCAGGTCGCCTCGCGGGTCAACGGCATCAGCGGCCTGGTCAACGGCGGCAAGGCCACCAGTCGCGGCCTCGAACTCTCGCTGCAGGTGCGCCCGACCAATGCCCTGACGCTCGGCTTCAACGGCGCCTACAACGACGCGAACATCGACGAAGACTTCCCGACGATCACGGTCAACCCGGCCGGCAACATCCCGGGCCTCGGTGACATCCGCGTCGACGTCAACACCGGCCTGAAGGGCGATCGCATGCCCTACGTGCCGGACCTGACCTGGTCGTTCACCGCCGACTACTACTACCCGGTGGCCAATGGTTGGGGCCTGGACGTCGGCGGCGGCTTCCGCTGGGTCGACGACCGCACCAACGCCACGACCAACCGCCAGGTGATCAGCCTCGTCGATCCGTTCGTGCCGCTGCAGACCGACATCACCGAACCGCTGGTGATCGGCAGCTACAACGTGCTGGATCTGTACGCCTCGTTCTCCAACGAGCACTGGTCGCTGCGCACGTACATCAAGAATGCGACGGACGAGAAGGCGTATTCGACGATGAACGACACGACCAGCGCGATCACGGGCGTGACGCACCACACGTCCGCGACGCCGATCCAGCCGCGCATGTTCGGCTTCGAAGTCGACTATCGCTTCTGA
- a CDS encoding peptide MFS transporter: MNVLAAPRALAGSWLKQPPGLAILFLTQMWEIFSYYGMRTLLVYYMTKQLHFGQQHASLVYGVYIATFYFTPILGGVVSDRWLGRKRSVIIGAAIMSFGHFLMASESLLYFALAAIALGNGLFLPSLPSQIDDLYAKDDPRRGSAYNFYYVGINVGGLLAPLVCGTLGELYGWHWGFGAAGVGMLAGLAIYTLGARWLPPERPRVRDVVPDATPALPRAAMRQRVLTLFAIFLCVTVFRGAYEQTGNTIALWADVGLDRTLGSFTIPMTWFQSLNPLLVIFLTPLLVALWTKQAGRGREMSPAKKMSMGAFTVAAAFLMLAFVDATSNATGGTGHAHWLWLALFFLVFTIGELFVLPIGLSLFARLAPARHAATTIAAWYLASFSGNLFAGALGTLWSAMGHAAFFGAMGGVAVVAGTLLRLVDPAVARAEAPADGVRPDDWQEKQA; encoded by the coding sequence GTGAACGTGCTCGCCGCACCACGCGCGCTCGCGGGGTCCTGGCTGAAGCAACCGCCGGGCCTGGCGATCCTGTTCCTGACGCAGATGTGGGAGATCTTCTCCTACTACGGCATGCGCACGCTGCTCGTCTATTACATGACGAAGCAGCTGCACTTCGGGCAGCAGCACGCGTCGCTGGTCTACGGCGTGTACATCGCGACGTTCTACTTCACGCCGATCCTGGGTGGCGTGGTCTCCGACCGTTGGCTGGGGCGCAAGCGCTCGGTGATCATCGGCGCGGCGATCATGTCCTTCGGCCATTTCCTGATGGCCTCCGAATCGCTGCTGTATTTCGCGCTCGCGGCGATCGCGCTGGGCAACGGCCTGTTCCTGCCCAGCCTGCCCAGCCAGATCGACGACCTGTACGCGAAGGACGATCCGCGCCGCGGCTCGGCGTACAACTTCTACTACGTGGGCATCAACGTCGGCGGCCTGCTCGCGCCGCTGGTGTGCGGCACGCTCGGCGAGTTGTACGGCTGGCACTGGGGTTTCGGCGCCGCGGGTGTCGGCATGCTCGCGGGCCTTGCGATCTACACGCTCGGCGCGCGCTGGTTGCCGCCGGAGCGCCCGCGCGTGCGCGACGTGGTGCCCGATGCGACGCCGGCCTTGCCGCGCGCCGCGATGCGGCAACGCGTGCTCACGCTGTTCGCGATCTTCCTGTGCGTCACCGTGTTCCGCGGTGCCTACGAACAGACCGGCAACACGATCGCGCTGTGGGCGGACGTCGGCCTGGATCGCACGCTCGGCAGCTTCACGATCCCGATGACGTGGTTCCAGTCGCTCAATCCGTTGCTCGTCATCTTCCTCACGCCCTTGCTCGTCGCGCTCTGGACGAAGCAGGCCGGTCGGGGTCGCGAGATGTCGCCTGCGAAGAAGATGTCGATGGGCGCGTTCACCGTCGCCGCCGCGTTCCTGATGCTCGCCTTCGTCGACGCGACGTCGAATGCCACCGGTGGCACGGGCCACGCGCACTGGTTGTGGCTCGCGCTGTTCTTCCTGGTGTTCACCATCGGCGAACTGTTCGTGCTGCCCATCGGGCTCAGCCTGTTCGCACGCCTGGCGCCCGCGCGCCACGCCGCGACCACGATCGCCGCCTGGTACTTGGCGTCCTTCAGCGGAAACCTGTTCGCCGGCGCGCTCGGCACCTTGTGGAGCGCGATGGGCCACGCGGCGTTCTTTGGTGCCATGGGAGGCGTGGCGGTCGTCGCCGGCACGCTGCTGCGCCTGGTCGACCCGGCGGTGGCACGCGCGGAGGCACCTGCCGACGGTGTGCGACCCGACGACTGGCAAGAGAAACAAGCCTGA